gtcttcttttcccctccatcccccccccatccccctccGCCTCGTCCGCCTAGTGCCTGAGGGTAGGATGCTTGAGACGGACCTAATGGCCCTGTGCTCCCATGATGGGGGAGGGGAGTGTTTTTTCGGTCACGACTTGAGGTTCCATAAAAGGCTCCACTAGATGCCTTGGTGGAGTGCCGCTGCTGTCCGCCAGTGAGTTTTATGGAGTGCCCATGTTTTTGACAAGTCAGATGCTGGGTTCTTAATGGTcacatttcctccttccttctcggTTCTTGCTTCGTTTGCTCTTAGTACTGTTCTATAGGGACCCAGGCCAGAAACTCTTGTTGCCCAGATTccctccatacttaaagaaaagTGCTAAAATCGAGATTCTGGGGATGCTGAGATGATAGAGATCTTACCTTCCTTGTAGTCTGGTAAAGATAGCAAGACAAAAAGCCTGTTTTGGGTACTTAGCAAGATCTGTGCCTATAGGAACAACAGTTATGGGATCAAAGTCCAgggattttttgtttatttatttgacttTGTTTCTGGGAGATGACTTTGGGCAGTTAAAGGGGAAGAAAGTTTCCAGGTTAATGTGCTTTTGCAGGGGAACCGTGAGGAGAATTCTCTCTTTCCAAACAGGCATTTTGAGGGAAGGGATCGGTAAGTATTAAGTGGTGGgcactatgtgctaggtactttCATTAATATTTCTCGtttgatttaagaaaatgattttcTCTGGGAAAGTAACCTACCTCCTCAAAGTAAACATTTATATCTCTTGTGTTTTTCCTGGTATATAAGTGCAGTATTCAGCTATTTTTAGAATGAGGTAGATTGCTTTTACTTGCCAGAGTAGTTTCCCAAAGCATGCCAGGTAGCAGACTAATATAAAATTAAGATCTAAGCAGTCTTGATGGATGAATGTCTTCAGAGAGAGGGAGTCTTGACTTACCCTAGTCCCTGTTCAGAGACTAGGAAAAAAGGCAGAGttccacatttttttaaagctagccCTGGATGAGGTTTGTGCTTTTTCCATATTCTTATCCTTCCTCCCCCTTGACTGCATGTAGCAGGTGGGAATATTTGATACAGGACAGTTGGGAAAGACCAAGCTTTGAGCATTTAGTGCACTTCTCTGAATACCCTGTAGAGTAATGTAGTCTTGAATAGAGAATTATTTTGTGTTTAAGTGGTGAATATTTTGAGTTTATCATTGGTTACTTAGTATCATTgagtttttcctttttgatatttTATGCTTTAGTGATAAGTGACATCTAGTATAGgataaagcaggggtcagcaatgtaaggctctccagccatatctggctcttttgagggccagatatggctctttctgcaggagccataaagtcaatttttttccaggcgctgttacaggagcgcgcactgtgagcactgtacattttaaaatgtaaaattacattttaaaaaatgtggtgtttatggatctcaacggccaaaaaggttgctgacccctgggatAAAGGATAATTTAAAAACAGGATTCttatatgtatactttttttttgaagGTTTTACTTCTTTATTGAGAAACACTTTTACAGACTCTGTAAATAGGATAtttcaaataaaaccaattcccgataaaaccaaaaacaaaatactgTCAGAAAAGcttttttagaagagaaaaattaaattaaattaaaggataACAGGGTCCAGGCTACACACAAGAAACCTGTGAAATTTGACCACTGAAAAACTTTTTAGGTTTTTGAAGAATTGACctttcaaattgatttttcccaaagaaaaaacATACAGAATGGCAGCAGTTTCTCCTGCCATCTATTGTCCAGTCTGTAGTACAGTGAAGAAGTCTCCACATGCTCAGTGAACATCTATGAAGGGGCTGTGAAGCTTTAGAGTATTCAGTTTTTCTGGTCTAAGAGGTAGCAGCAACCACGGCCACCTTCTCAGCAGCTTCCTTCTTGGCATGATGAGCTTGTAATACTGCTACAGCTTCTTCCACCTTTGAACGGAGGGATTCTGGAGACTCCAGCATGTGCAGCAGTTCTGAATTATCTATCTCTAGCAGCATACCTGTGATCTTCCCCGCTAAATTATTGTGCATGGTTTGAATCAATGGGAGCAAATGCTCTCCTAGCATCTGCTTCTGTTCCTGGGGAGGAGCAGCAGCTTAGCATGGAAGCTGTCAAGGGCTCCTGGCCTTGCACATGGACCGCTGGTTGAGGTGTCTGCAAAGGCTGGATGGCTGGATGGGGACTTCGGACATTTGCAGCATATTTGTAAGGAGGGACGGCTCGAGGTGCAGGGGTAGCTACAGAAGGTCTAGGAGATAAATTTTGCACAGCAGTAGGCACCCCCACTCTCTGAGGTGTAGTAGGGAGCCCTCCAGAAGCCTGGGTATTACTGGCTGGAGTCAGGTGTTGAAGAGCAGGGCGTGGCCCAGACTGCCGAATGGTGTTTGGTACTCCTTGGAAGCCTTGAGGTCTTCCACCTTGTTGCCATCTGGGATTGGGTCTCATCTGGGCTATCTGATTGGGAGCATAATAAGGAGGTCTATTCTGAGCCTGGGGCATTGCTGGCATGAAGTATCCCACAGGAGTTGGCTGAAACTGATTGATGATAGTGTTGGCAGGGAGGGCTCTCATTCCTGCAATACGCTGCATATACTGATTGGTTAGGTgggctttcctttcttctttcctctgtgCAAGTGCAACATATAGGGGCTTTGAGCCCACAATGCCCCCGTTCATTTCTGTTACTGCTTTAGTAGCCTCATCAGGTGAAGAGAAGCAGACAAAGCCAAAGCCTTTACTTCTCCCATCCTCAAGCATCACCTTGGCACTGGTAATTGATCCAAAAGGAGAAAATTCCTTCCTTAATTTTTCATCATCAGTGGTGTCATCCAAGTTCTTAATATAGAGATTCACCCCCTGGTAGCGGCTGATTCTCTCCTGTTTTAGCTGCTCAAATTTCCGTTTTAATTCAGCCTGGCATTCAACTTTCTTCTGTACCCGGCCTACAAATACCATCTTTCCATTGATGTCTTTTCCAATCATTTCTTTAACTGCCTTATTGGCATCTTCATGCTTCTCAAAACTCACAAAGCCAAAGCCTTTGGATtatgtatacttttttaaaacagCCCTGATTTGGCTTTGTAGTTTTCAGAGGGTAGTCATTTGTTGGTTAGTTCCTAAAGCTTCTACTCAAGTTTGTGAAATTAATATTGAAGTTGGATCATTTTCTCAGTTAAGGCTTTTATATCCTATGTTTCCAAACCAAGGGAAAACCTAGTTCTGTATTCTTATAGTAAAGGGTCatataggtttatttttaaatctagaaCTCAAGTACTTTCCAAAGtagtgtggatcaaatgagataatgtaaaatggattaacaaattttaagagaccACAGTAAGTCTCAGCAGTTATTATCTTCTGATATCCCTTGTATCTTCAAGGTACTCATTAATTGCAAGGACACGTTTGTTAATGTATCAGTTAACTCTTAGTTTTTTCAAGTGAGATTGATCAAAGATATGGGTGGACGGATTGCCTTTTCTGTAGATCATTTTCATTTGGGACAGCCTTCTCTGGGACAAAGATTGTAATGACCATGGcaagaatttgtatttttgtatcctTAATGTTCATAGTTCATCTTCCCAA
The window above is part of the Gracilinanus agilis isolate LMUSP501 chromosome 4, AgileGrace, whole genome shotgun sequence genome. Proteins encoded here:
- the LOC123245545 gene encoding LOW QUALITY PROTEIN: polyadenylate-binding protein 4-like (The sequence of the model RefSeq protein was modified relative to this genomic sequence to represent the inferred CDS: deleted 1 base in 1 codon), producing MIGKDINGKMVFVGRVQKKVECQAELKRKFEQLKQERISRYQGVNLYIKNLDDTTDDEKLRKEFSPFGSITSAKVMLEDGRSKGFGFVCFSSPDEATKAVTEMNGGIVGSKPLYVALAQRKEERKAHLTNQYMQRIAGMRALPANTIINQFQPTPVGYFMPAMPQAQNRPPYYAPNQIAQMRPNPRWQQGGRPQGFQGVPNTIRQSGPRPALQHLTPASNTQASGGLPTTPQRVGVPTAVQNLSPRPSVATPAPRAVPPYKYAANVRSPHPAIQPLQTPQPAVHVQGQEPLTASMLAAAPPQEQKQMLGEHLLPLIQTMHNNLAGKITGMLLEIDNSELLHMLESPESLRSKVEEAVAVLQAHHAKKEAAEKVAVVAATS